The following proteins come from a genomic window of Bacillus sp. Marseille-P3661:
- the nirB gene encoding nitrite reductase large subunit NirB encodes MVKQKLILIGNGMAGVRTIEEILKVDPNQFEITIFGNEPHPNYNRIQLSKVLQGDTEIKDITINDWDWYRENHIKLFSGESIIRIDKESQVVYSDKRAIQYDKLIIATGSLPFMLPLPGADLEGVTAFRDIKDCETMIEYSTKYKKAAVIGGGLLGLEAARGLLNLGMEVDVIHISDCLMERQLDQTAGRLLQKELEKQGMNFLLKKQTVQIIGKKRAEGLRFGDGTKLKADLVVMAVGIKPNVALAKESGIPVNRGILVNDCLETEIPNIYAVGECAEHHGIVYGLVAPLYEQGKVLAKQLCKEETEGYHGSIVSTQLKVSGVDVFSAGRITENEDTKSIMMYDDYKGTYKKVLIEDGKIVGAVLFGNTSEGNKLLSLINKGADVSEYMDLEGTETTAGSLVASMADDEIICGCNGVTKGTIVQAIQNNGLSTIEEVKGCTNASRSCGGCKSLVSDLLELTLGDNYNVNEQEPICSCTTLSRDEVVEEIRAKGLTHTREVMNVLGWKTPEGCSKCKPALNYYLGMIQPKDYKDEKESRFVNERMHANIQKDGTFSVVPRMYGGVTSVEQLRKIADVAEKYQVPLIKVTGGQRIDLFGVQKEDLPKMWAELDMPSGYAYGKTLRTVKTCVGERFCRFGTQDSMGLGIQLEKKLERLSTPHKVKMGVSACPRSCAESGVKDVGVIGVEGAWEIYVGGNGGTHLRAADLLCKVKTDEEVIEFSGAYLQYYRETAHYLERTSKWLERMGLDHIKSVLHDKQNRDSLNNRLDEALSVLRDPWKEAVESEEIQKELYQSVKVPVTSK; translated from the coding sequence ATGGTCAAGCAGAAATTGATACTAATTGGAAATGGGATGGCCGGTGTTCGAACGATAGAAGAAATCTTGAAAGTGGATCCAAATCAATTTGAGATCACCATTTTCGGGAATGAACCACATCCAAATTATAATAGAATACAGCTTTCTAAAGTATTACAAGGAGATACGGAAATTAAAGATATCACCATTAATGATTGGGATTGGTATAGAGAGAATCATATAAAGCTGTTCTCCGGCGAATCTATTATTCGAATTGATAAAGAATCGCAAGTGGTCTATTCGGATAAAAGAGCAATTCAATACGACAAATTAATCATTGCTACAGGTTCACTTCCGTTCATGCTGCCTCTTCCTGGTGCTGATTTGGAGGGAGTAACAGCGTTTCGTGATATTAAGGATTGCGAAACGATGATTGAGTACTCGACGAAGTATAAAAAAGCGGCTGTAATTGGTGGTGGGTTATTAGGTCTAGAGGCTGCAAGAGGCTTACTTAATCTAGGAATGGAAGTAGATGTGATCCATATTAGTGATTGCTTAATGGAAAGGCAATTGGATCAAACAGCAGGCAGATTGCTACAAAAGGAACTCGAAAAACAGGGAATGAATTTTTTACTAAAAAAACAAACGGTCCAAATTATAGGGAAAAAGCGAGCTGAAGGATTACGATTTGGCGATGGAACCAAACTGAAAGCAGATTTAGTTGTCATGGCCGTTGGGATTAAACCAAATGTCGCACTAGCAAAAGAAAGCGGAATCCCAGTAAACCGAGGCATTCTAGTAAATGATTGTTTAGAAACAGAGATTCCTAATATCTATGCAGTCGGTGAGTGTGCAGAACACCATGGCATCGTGTATGGATTAGTTGCTCCATTATATGAGCAAGGAAAAGTTTTAGCCAAGCAACTATGTAAGGAAGAAACTGAAGGCTACCATGGTTCTATCGTTTCCACACAATTAAAGGTATCTGGTGTGGATGTGTTCTCAGCAGGAAGAATCACCGAGAATGAGGATACAAAATCCATTATGATGTATGACGATTATAAAGGAACCTATAAAAAAGTCTTGATTGAAGACGGCAAAATTGTCGGAGCTGTCCTTTTCGGTAACACAAGTGAAGGGAATAAATTACTCAGCCTTATAAATAAGGGAGCTGATGTGTCTGAGTACATGGATTTGGAAGGAACGGAAACGACAGCTGGAAGTCTTGTAGCTTCTATGGCAGATGATGAAATCATTTGTGGTTGTAATGGCGTAACCAAAGGGACGATTGTCCAAGCGATCCAGAACAATGGGTTGTCGACGATTGAGGAAGTGAAGGGATGTACAAACGCGTCCAGATCATGTGGAGGTTGTAAATCCTTGGTGTCAGACCTCCTTGAACTTACATTAGGCGACAACTATAACGTAAATGAACAAGAGCCAATCTGTAGCTGCACGACGTTATCAAGAGATGAAGTGGTCGAGGAAATTCGTGCAAAAGGACTTACACATACACGGGAAGTGATGAACGTCCTTGGTTGGAAGACTCCTGAAGGCTGTTCGAAGTGTAAGCCAGCCTTGAATTATTATCTAGGGATGATTCAACCTAAAGATTATAAAGACGAAAAGGAGTCGCGTTTTGTCAATGAAAGAATGCATGCCAATATTCAAAAAGACGGAACGTTTTCAGTGGTTCCGAGAATGTATGGTGGCGTGACGAGCGTTGAACAATTGCGAAAAATTGCCGATGTAGCCGAAAAATATCAGGTACCATTAATTAAAGTAACAGGCGGACAAAGGATTGACTTATTCGGTGTGCAGAAGGAGGACCTTCCTAAAATGTGGGCAGAGCTTGATATGCCTTCAGGCTATGCATATGGAAAAACACTTCGTACGGTAAAAACATGTGTTGGTGAAAGATTCTGCCGATTCGGTACACAGGATTCTATGGGCTTGGGGATTCAACTAGAAAAGAAACTTGAGCGTTTAAGTACTCCGCACAAAGTGAAAATGGGTGTATCCGCATGTCCTAGGAGCTGTGCTGAATCCGGAGTGAAGGATGTAGGGGTGATTGGTGTAGAGGGAGCATGGGAGATCTACGTTGGCGGAAACGGAGGCACACATCTACGTGCAGCCGATCTTTTGTGCAAGGTAAAGACAGATGAAGAGGTCATCGAATTTTCGGGTGCCTATCTACAGTATTACCGGGAAACAGCTCATTATTTGGAGCGTACATCAAAATGGCTAGAACGAATGGGACTTGATCATATAAAATCTGTCCTACATGATAAGCAGAATCGTGATTCGTTAAACAATAGATTAGATGAAGCTCTATCCGTTTTAAGGGATCCTTGGAAAGAAGCCGTTGAGAGTGAAGAGATTCAAAAGGAACTCTATCAAAGTGTCAAGGTACCAGTTACATCAAAATAA
- the nirD gene encoding nitrite reductase small subunit NirD has protein sequence MEQTLQRVKVGTLIELPKEIGKTIRIGSHNIAVFRLANNKVRAIENKCPHRGGVLAEGMVSGEHVFCPMHDWKICMTDGKVQEPDTGCVNTYQVEIENGDVFIMI, from the coding sequence ATGGAACAAACGCTGCAACGGGTAAAGGTGGGCACTTTAATTGAATTGCCAAAAGAGATAGGGAAAACCATTCGAATTGGAAGTCACAATATTGCAGTTTTTCGCTTAGCAAATAACAAAGTTCGTGCGATTGAAAATAAATGCCCGCATCGAGGCGGAGTTCTCGCAGAGGGAATGGTCAGTGGAGAGCATGTGTTTTGCCCTATGCATGACTGGAAGATTTGTATGACGGACGGAAAAGTTCAAGAACCAGATACAGGCTGTGTCAATACCTATCAGGTGGAAATTGAAAATGGGGACGTTTTTATAATGATTTAA
- the cobA gene encoding uroporphyrinogen-III C-methyltransferase, with protein MGKVYIVGAGPGDKDLITVKGLKCIQQAEVILYDRLVNTELLDEAKPYADLIYCGKMPNHHPMKQETINRLLVRYAKSGKIVTRLKGGDPFVFGRGGEEAEALVRNGVEFEVVPGITSGIAAPAYAGIPVTHRDLGSTFAILTGHRKQGAEDRTDWKSLANGIDTLAIYMGVGNLPYIVSQLLKYKKAPHTPVAIIHQGTTKNQQTITGTLQTIVDIANKKEIENPSMIVIGEVVKFREKLQSFESMEGNAVSL; from the coding sequence ATGGGGAAGGTTTATATCGTTGGAGCGGGGCCAGGTGACAAAGATTTAATTACAGTAAAGGGTTTAAAATGTATTCAGCAAGCAGAGGTCATTTTATACGACAGATTAGTTAACACCGAATTATTAGATGAAGCAAAACCTTATGCAGATTTAATATACTGCGGAAAAATGCCCAATCACCATCCAATGAAACAGGAGACCATTAATAGATTGCTAGTGCGCTATGCCAAGAGCGGGAAAATTGTTACCCGTTTGAAAGGCGGTGACCCATTTGTCTTCGGAAGAGGTGGAGAAGAAGCGGAAGCACTGGTACGAAATGGAGTCGAATTTGAGGTGGTCCCTGGAATTACATCTGGGATTGCGGCGCCTGCTTATGCGGGAATACCTGTAACACATCGAGATTTGGGCTCCACCTTCGCCATCTTGACAGGTCACAGAAAACAAGGGGCAGAAGATAGAACAGATTGGAAGAGTCTTGCCAATGGTATCGATACTTTAGCCATCTATATGGGAGTTGGCAATCTTCCTTACATTGTTAGTCAGCTTTTGAAATATAAAAAAGCACCCCATACACCGGTCGCGATTATTCACCAAGGAACGACGAAAAATCAGCAGACCATTACAGGGACTTTACAAACCATTGTAGATATCGCAAATAAGAAAGAGATTGAAAATCCATCCATGATTGTGATCGGAGAGGTCGTGAAGTTTAGAGAAAAACTTCAGTCATTTGAATCGATGGAAGGTAATGCTGTTTCGTTGTAA
- the nasC gene encoding assimilatory nitrate reductase catalytic subunit NasC, whose translation MSDLLQHFLSKYKELQKEEIYQARCPYCSVQCSKEVIEERIVSRKQFKVNPNKEDPTSEGRLCIKGMHAHQHVFHKDRVLYPMLKVDGEFVRVSWCLALDYIKEKFHQIQLESGNDGIGVYGGGSLTNEESYLLGKFARVALKTKYIDYNGRFCMSSAAAAGNIAFGIDRGLTMKLSDIQETECLILAGTNIAECQPTLMPYIRKAKKNGCYIIAIDPRETATTKLADLHIKVKPGMDANLVNGILKFILERGFVDQEFVQNRTNGYEELKDFLECLKFEELESITNVTTGDMELAAEKFGKANSAIVLTARGVEQHSTGVETVKSYINLTLVTGKIGKPGCGYGAVTGQANGQGGREHGQKADQLPGYRLIENKEHREYIASVWGIEESELPRKGVSAYEMMEKINEQEIKGLFLMASNPVVSNPNAILVEKALKKLDFLVVVDMYISETARMADLILPTSSYLEDTGTITNLEGRVVLREGEREKPGETKHDWEILCDIADTLGSGQYFSYSSPEEIFEELRKASKGGIADYYGITYARLKEGNGIHWPCPEETHPGTERLFGHHFAHRDWKATISTVPIQKPNETIDEEFPLFLTTGRVLHHYLTGVQTRKSSKLFSLCPEPLLEIHPETAQKYGIADKSLVQVQSKRGNMVVRAAFKESIRRDTLFTSFHWGDIQSVNRVTNPALDPLCRMPEFKVSAVKVSSL comes from the coding sequence GTGTCCGATTTACTGCAACATTTTCTGTCTAAATATAAAGAATTACAAAAGGAAGAAATTTATCAGGCCAGGTGCCCGTATTGCAGTGTCCAATGCTCGAAGGAGGTTATTGAAGAAAGGATTGTCAGCCGTAAGCAATTTAAGGTAAATCCTAATAAAGAGGACCCTACTTCAGAAGGGCGCTTATGTATCAAAGGCATGCATGCACATCAGCATGTTTTTCATAAAGATCGCGTTCTTTATCCCATGTTAAAAGTGGATGGGGAGTTTGTTCGTGTATCTTGGTGCTTAGCTTTAGACTATATTAAAGAGAAATTTCATCAAATACAGCTTGAAAGTGGAAATGATGGCATCGGGGTTTACGGCGGCGGTTCGTTAACCAACGAGGAAAGTTATTTGCTTGGAAAGTTTGCGCGAGTGGCATTAAAGACGAAATATATTGATTACAATGGCCGATTCTGTATGTCCTCTGCTGCTGCGGCTGGAAATATTGCTTTCGGAATAGACCGCGGTTTAACGATGAAGCTTTCCGATATACAAGAAACTGAATGTCTAATTTTAGCGGGGACCAACATTGCCGAGTGTCAGCCTACCTTAATGCCCTATATTCGTAAAGCTAAAAAGAATGGTTGCTATATCATTGCGATCGATCCAAGAGAAACTGCGACTACGAAACTTGCAGACTTACATATCAAGGTGAAACCGGGCATGGATGCGAATTTAGTGAATGGAATTTTGAAATTCATATTGGAAAGAGGCTTTGTGGATCAAGAATTCGTTCAGAATCGTACAAATGGTTATGAAGAGCTAAAGGATTTTTTAGAGTGCTTGAAGTTTGAAGAGCTGGAATCAATCACGAATGTGACGACGGGAGACATGGAGTTAGCGGCAGAAAAGTTTGGGAAAGCGAATTCGGCAATTGTATTGACAGCACGAGGGGTCGAGCAGCATTCCACAGGTGTAGAAACTGTAAAAAGTTATATCAATTTAACTCTTGTTACCGGGAAAATTGGAAAGCCGGGCTGTGGATACGGAGCCGTTACAGGTCAAGCGAACGGGCAAGGAGGAAGGGAACACGGACAAAAAGCTGACCAGCTTCCTGGATATCGATTGATAGAAAACAAGGAGCATCGGGAGTATATAGCTAGTGTCTGGGGAATCGAGGAATCCGAGTTACCGAGAAAAGGTGTATCCGCCTATGAAATGATGGAAAAAATCAACGAACAGGAGATTAAAGGTTTGTTTCTCATGGCCTCCAATCCGGTCGTTTCAAATCCAAATGCTATCTTGGTTGAAAAGGCCTTGAAAAAGCTCGATTTTCTCGTGGTGGTGGATATGTATATTTCAGAAACTGCTCGAATGGCCGATCTTATTTTACCAACGTCCTCTTATCTCGAAGATACGGGAACCATCACCAATTTAGAAGGGAGAGTCGTCCTACGCGAAGGGGAACGGGAAAAACCAGGGGAGACGAAACATGATTGGGAAATACTTTGTGACATAGCCGACACATTAGGAAGTGGTCAGTATTTCTCTTATTCATCACCGGAAGAAATTTTTGAGGAATTACGAAAAGCTAGTAAAGGCGGAATCGCCGATTATTATGGCATTACGTATGCTCGTTTAAAGGAAGGGAACGGCATTCATTGGCCATGTCCAGAGGAAACACATCCGGGGACGGAGCGATTATTTGGGCATCATTTTGCACATAGAGATTGGAAAGCAACTATATCAACAGTTCCCATCCAAAAGCCGAATGAAACCATTGATGAAGAATTTCCGCTGTTCTTAACAACGGGCAGAGTGTTACATCATTACTTAACGGGCGTACAAACAAGGAAAAGCAGTAAGCTATTTTCTTTATGTCCAGAGCCGTTATTAGAAATCCATCCTGAAACAGCCCAAAAGTATGGAATCGCTGATAAATCTCTTGTACAAGTGCAATCCAAAAGAGGCAATATGGTCGTACGTGCTGCCTTTAAGGAGTCCATCAGACGGGATACCCTTTTCACCTCCTTTCATTGGGGGGACATCCAAAGTGTCAATCGGGTGACAAATCCAGCACTTGATCCCCTATGCAGGATGCCTGAATTTAAGGTGAGCGCTGTGAAAGTAAGTTCGTTATAA
- a CDS encoding sirohydrochlorin chelatase translates to MDGVLYVFHGSRMKKATEFSIQFVKKCMEIISIPIQEHCFLELAAPSMKQGIDSCVKRGATRIAVVPILLLTAAHAKKDIPEEIERLRELYPEVEIMYGRPFGVHEKIIEILIERIIEKKKNSKEMDVLLVGRGSTDSDSKNDMERIATLLQEKIDVNSITCCYLAAVDPAFEIALEQTIKKSGQVVVLPYVLFTGLLMNRMQKAVKEVTMLIDKEIVLCDYLGYHPNLSDIIRERVWELLGEEEKVCSIG, encoded by the coding sequence ATGGATGGTGTTTTATATGTCTTTCATGGCAGTCGAATGAAAAAGGCGACCGAGTTCTCTATTCAGTTTGTTAAAAAGTGTATGGAAATAATCTCTATACCGATACAAGAGCACTGCTTTCTAGAACTTGCAGCCCCTTCAATGAAGCAAGGAATAGATAGTTGTGTGAAAAGAGGTGCGACAAGAATAGCTGTTGTTCCGATTTTGTTATTAACAGCTGCACATGCGAAAAAAGATATCCCTGAAGAGATTGAAAGGTTGCGAGAGTTGTATCCAGAGGTTGAAATTATGTATGGACGTCCTTTTGGGGTCCATGAAAAGATTATTGAAATTTTAATAGAAAGAATAATAGAAAAGAAAAAAAATTCGAAGGAAATGGATGTTCTATTGGTGGGGAGAGGCAGCACGGATTCAGATTCGAAGAACGATATGGAAAGGATTGCAACACTTTTACAAGAAAAAATCGACGTGAATTCCATCACCTGTTGTTACCTTGCAGCAGTTGATCCAGCATTTGAAATTGCCTTAGAGCAAACCATTAAGAAAAGTGGGCAAGTGGTTGTCCTTCCTTATGTATTATTTACAGGACTGCTCATGAATCGTATGCAAAAAGCAGTAAAAGAGGTCACGATGTTAATAGATAAGGAGATTGTTCTATGTGACTATCTCGGCTACCACCCAAACTTGAGTGACATTATAAGGGAACGAGTGTGGGAGCTTTTAGGGGAGGAGGAAAAAGTATGCAGCATTGGCTAA
- a CDS encoding anthranilate phosphoribosyltransferase gives MQHWLKEIARGKRGAKDLSYEEALEAARFIAGGKATDAQLAAFFIAERIKTESPQELLAFVQAFQEKCEVIKGLNCIQIDFAGPYTGRNTFAATIPVSLLLADYGISVFMHASDSLPPKYGTSIKDIINELGIEVGKSGPAISEDVKVRKIGFAHSEQLCNPLQQMRRIREEIGVRTILNTAEKLLNLSGAQLLMLGAFHRTAINKMIPTFEGLGYEKVVVVQGEEGSEDVPVHRNSFIYVWTKDSLNSYLINPEDYGLMEEKQEGTLTLKDQCYIIMTILKGEGDKAYPYYYKQVLLNAGIRYYYFGITSSVEEGIRIAKKQLHQKRGLIKLEEWKVGALAT, from the coding sequence ATGCAGCATTGGCTAAAAGAAATTGCAAGAGGTAAAAGGGGAGCTAAAGATCTTTCCTATGAAGAAGCCTTAGAAGCCGCTCGCTTTATTGCAGGTGGAAAAGCAACAGATGCACAACTTGCAGCGTTCTTCATCGCTGAGCGAATTAAGACAGAATCACCGCAAGAATTACTAGCATTCGTTCAGGCTTTTCAAGAAAAATGTGAAGTGATAAAAGGGCTGAATTGCATTCAGATTGATTTTGCTGGGCCATATACAGGAAGAAACACATTTGCCGCCACCATTCCTGTCTCACTCTTGCTTGCAGACTATGGAATCTCCGTTTTCATGCACGCAAGTGATTCTCTACCGCCTAAATACGGGACGTCGATCAAAGATATTATTAATGAGTTAGGAATAGAAGTAGGAAAAAGTGGGCCTGCCATTTCTGAAGATGTAAAGGTGCGGAAGATAGGATTTGCTCATTCTGAACAATTATGTAATCCACTGCAGCAAATGAGACGAATCCGTGAAGAAATCGGTGTACGAACCATTTTGAACACAGCTGAAAAACTATTAAATTTATCAGGAGCTCAATTACTCATGCTGGGAGCCTTTCATCGGACGGCAATTAATAAAATGATCCCAACCTTTGAGGGGCTAGGCTATGAAAAGGTCGTCGTGGTGCAGGGTGAAGAAGGTTCAGAAGATGTCCCTGTTCATCGTAACAGCTTTATCTATGTTTGGACAAAGGATTCTTTAAATTCCTATCTGATCAACCCAGAGGATTACGGGTTAATGGAGGAAAAGCAGGAAGGCACCTTAACGCTTAAGGACCAATGTTACATCATAATGACTATCTTAAAAGGAGAAGGAGACAAAGCGTATCCATATTATTATAAACAAGTTTTGTTAAACGCTGGAATCCGTTATTATTATTTCGGTATCACCTCATCTGTAGAAGAAGGAATTCGAATCGCAAAAAAGCAATTGCACCAAAAAAGAGGTTTGATAAAGCTAGAAGAATGGAAAGTTGGGGCACTGGCAACATAA
- a CDS encoding hydantoinase/oxoprolinase family protein, translating into MSNNQYRLGIDIGGTFTDLSLLNPETGEIFSYKTPTVPHDPAQGISNGLALLSKDGFKSSDITYFVHGMTIGLNTLLQRKGAKIALFVTEGFRDILSLQRLRLPIPYDFRSRLPEPLIPRKYVFPIKERMMHDGTEHCPLDLTYIDNAVKRAVSEGIEGIVVSFLHSYKNPIHEKLAVERIKEKAPQLDVIMSSELWAQMREFERTVMAAANLYIQPNVKKYFETLKERLNAEGIQTTPFITQSNGGLMDIETAAAAPVRTLFSGPAAGVIGSIRAAESAAIENVITFDVGGTSADISIIEKGKATFTQTNELAGIPIMLPSVAIYSIGAGGGSVAWIDNGGMLKIGPESVGSNPGPACYGIGEQAALTDAFLVCQYLNPERFAAGNLPLYKEKSEKALQPIAEHLNSGIEDAADRIIQVAVANMYTELSSVMEQQGFDPREFSFLAFGGAGPVIANFLAEEIQAKNVLIPPSPGTLSALGSLTSDFIYDAVTSRQGLLEIFTPDQLKVEFDSLSTEAEQWIRQQELSILESTSLLYSVDARYKGQAFEIELPMSISWLEQQDFHEIKNAFHQVHQRQYGHSDPTSSIEIINLRVRIIGHTPKPELKTMAKAKDINPAILSTRKIVLRGKEFNASIYSRADLKHGQCVLGPAIVEQDDTTVVILPEWFGKIDAAGNLIISRMESEQ; encoded by the coding sequence GTGAGTAACAACCAATACCGGTTAGGAATAGATATTGGCGGCACTTTTACTGATTTATCATTATTGAACCCAGAAACAGGAGAAATTTTTAGTTATAAAACTCCAACTGTACCCCATGATCCGGCACAAGGAATTTCAAATGGATTAGCTCTTTTAAGCAAAGACGGTTTTAAATCATCGGATATTACATACTTTGTTCATGGAATGACCATTGGACTAAATACATTACTTCAACGAAAAGGCGCAAAGATTGCTTTGTTTGTAACTGAAGGATTTAGGGATATTTTATCCTTACAAAGACTACGGCTGCCGATTCCTTATGATTTTCGATCACGGTTACCGGAGCCTTTAATCCCAAGGAAATACGTTTTTCCAATTAAAGAAAGAATGATGCATGATGGAACAGAACACTGTCCTTTGGATCTTACATACATTGATAACGCGGTTAAGCGAGCTGTTTCAGAAGGAATAGAGGGTATTGTCGTTTCGTTTCTGCACAGTTATAAGAATCCAATCCACGAGAAATTGGCTGTAGAGCGGATAAAGGAAAAGGCACCGCAGTTAGATGTCATTATGTCTTCGGAGCTTTGGGCGCAAATGCGTGAGTTTGAACGTACTGTTATGGCTGCGGCTAATCTTTACATCCAGCCTAATGTGAAGAAGTATTTTGAGACATTGAAAGAAAGACTAAATGCAGAAGGAATACAAACAACCCCATTTATTACGCAGTCTAATGGGGGATTAATGGATATTGAAACAGCCGCAGCTGCGCCTGTTCGCACGTTATTTTCAGGTCCTGCTGCAGGGGTAATCGGGTCAATCAGAGCTGCAGAATCTGCTGCGATTGAGAACGTTATAACTTTTGATGTCGGCGGTACGAGTGCTGATATTTCTATAATTGAAAAGGGGAAGGCAACATTTACACAAACGAATGAACTTGCGGGCATCCCAATTATGCTTCCTTCTGTTGCTATCTATTCTATAGGTGCAGGAGGTGGCTCTGTTGCTTGGATTGATAATGGGGGAATGTTAAAGATAGGTCCTGAGTCTGTAGGGTCAAATCCTGGCCCAGCATGTTACGGTATCGGCGAGCAAGCCGCATTAACAGATGCATTTCTTGTTTGTCAATACTTGAACCCTGAGAGATTTGCAGCCGGAAATCTCCCTCTGTACAAAGAAAAATCCGAGAAAGCACTTCAGCCGATTGCAGAGCATTTAAATTCAGGAATTGAGGATGCAGCGGACAGAATTATCCAAGTTGCAGTGGCAAATATGTACACAGAGCTTAGCAGTGTGATGGAGCAGCAGGGCTTTGACCCTCGTGAATTTAGTTTCCTAGCATTTGGCGGTGCGGGTCCTGTAATAGCAAATTTCCTAGCTGAAGAAATCCAGGCGAAAAATGTACTCATTCCGCCAAGTCCAGGTACCTTAAGTGCCTTAGGATCGTTAACTTCAGATTTCATTTATGATGCTGTTACGTCCAGACAAGGTTTACTTGAAATTTTTACACCGGATCAATTAAAAGTAGAATTCGATAGTCTCTCAACGGAAGCAGAACAATGGATTAGACAACAGGAGCTTTCGATATTAGAAAGTACTTCTCTTTTATATTCAGTGGATGCGAGATACAAAGGACAAGCCTTTGAAATCGAACTTCCAATGTCAATTTCATGGTTGGAACAGCAGGATTTCCATGAAATTAAAAATGCATTTCATCAGGTTCATCAACGCCAATATGGGCATAGTGATCCAACATCAAGTATTGAAATTATTAATTTACGTGTCCGTATCATCGGTCATACACCGAAACCTGAGTTGAAAACGATGGCAAAAGCGAAGGATATTAACCCGGCTATTTTATCGACTAGAAAAATAGTTTTGAGAGGGAAAGAATTTAATGCTAGCATTTATTCACGTGCAGACTTAAAACACGGTCAGTGTGTATTAGGACCTGCAATTGTAGAGCAGGATGATACTACTGTTGTGATATTGCCAGAATGGTTTGGGAAAATAGATGCTGCAGGCAACTTAATCATCTCGCGAATGGAGAGTGAACAATAA